A single region of the Paraburkholderia sp. SOS3 genome encodes:
- a CDS encoding aspartate aminotransferase family protein, with product MNQSLDHLFAADRAHFMHPSTHAHDHASGALPGRIVTGAKGVRIEDHQGKSYIDAFAGLYCVNIGYGRTEVADAIYEQAKKLAYYHTYVGHSTDTIIELSSRIIDWSPAGMKKVYYGMSGSDANETQIKIVWYYNNVKGRPNKKKIISRQRGYHGSGIVTGSLTGLPSFHQFFDLPLERVKHTVCPHWYRQAPAGMDEAQFVNYCVDELEKLIAKEGADTIAAFIGEPVMGTGGILPPPAGYWPAIQKVLKKHDILLISDEVVCGFGRLGSKMGAQHYGIEPDLITVAKGLTSAYAPLSGVIVSERVWDVIDGASQENGPMGHGWTYSGHPVCAAAALANLDILERENITEQAAQTGAYLLEQMHAAFDSHPLVGEVRGAGMLAALEFMADREGRRPFDPALKVGPRVSAAAFQRGLIARAMPHGDILGFAPPLVATRADVDEIVRLTKAAVDEVAEQVLDSKAAA from the coding sequence AGACCACCAGGGCAAGTCGTATATCGACGCATTCGCCGGCCTTTACTGCGTGAATATCGGTTACGGCCGCACCGAAGTCGCCGACGCGATCTATGAACAGGCGAAGAAGCTCGCGTATTACCACACGTATGTCGGACACTCGACCGATACGATCATCGAGCTGTCGTCGCGCATCATCGACTGGTCCCCTGCGGGCATGAAGAAGGTTTACTACGGCATGTCGGGTTCCGACGCCAACGAAACGCAGATCAAGATTGTCTGGTACTACAACAACGTCAAGGGGCGGCCGAACAAGAAGAAGATTATTTCGCGCCAGCGCGGCTATCACGGCTCGGGCATCGTCACGGGCTCGCTGACCGGACTGCCGAGCTTCCACCAGTTCTTCGACCTGCCGCTCGAGCGCGTGAAGCACACCGTTTGTCCGCACTGGTACCGTCAGGCACCGGCCGGCATGGACGAAGCGCAGTTCGTCAACTATTGCGTCGACGAGCTCGAAAAGCTGATTGCGAAAGAAGGCGCCGATACGATCGCCGCCTTCATCGGCGAGCCCGTGATGGGCACGGGCGGCATCCTGCCGCCGCCGGCCGGTTATTGGCCCGCTATCCAGAAGGTGTTGAAGAAGCACGACATCCTGCTGATCTCCGACGAAGTGGTGTGCGGCTTCGGCCGGCTCGGCTCGAAGATGGGTGCGCAGCACTACGGCATCGAGCCGGACCTGATCACGGTCGCCAAGGGCCTGACGAGCGCCTATGCGCCGCTCTCCGGTGTGATCGTCAGCGAGCGCGTATGGGACGTGATCGACGGCGCGTCACAGGAGAACGGACCGATGGGACACGGCTGGACGTATTCGGGGCACCCGGTCTGCGCGGCCGCGGCACTTGCGAACCTCGATATTCTCGAACGCGAAAACATCACGGAACAGGCAGCGCAAACAGGCGCCTATCTGCTCGAACAGATGCATGCGGCATTCGATTCGCATCCGCTGGTCGGCGAAGTGCGCGGCGCAGGCATGCTTGCCGCACTCGAATTCATGGCCGACAGGGAGGGACGCCGGCCATTCGATCCCGCGTTGAAGGTCGGTCCGCGCGTGTCGGCCGCCGCGTTCCAGCGCGGTCTGATTGCGCGTGCCATGCCGCATGGCGACATTCTCGGCTTTGCGCCGCCGCTCGTCGCGACGCGTGCGGACGTCGATGAGATCGTGCGTCTCACGAAGGCAGCGGTCGATGAAGTGGCGGAACAGGTGCTCGATTCGAAGGCCGCTGCTTAG
- the ggt gene encoding gamma-glutamyltransferase, protein MKANNKAKLSIASLAFAGLVSISAGFLDATPVYAKGPAKQPVVLSASAIAVADKYSADAAQQIFKEGGNAVDAAVAIAFTLAVTYPEAGNIGGGGFMTLYVNGKPYFIDYRERAPLAATRTMYLDDQGNEIKGKSLVGYYAVGVPGTVAGMWEAQHRFGRLTWKQVLAPAIKYARDGFVVDELLMQRRDAAAKEFEGKTNFDTYFGGMKAGETFRQPDLAAVLTRIANNGVKEFYDGKTADLIAASMRGHGLITKRDLHDYRAVWRQPIEAKWNGYEVITAPPPSSGGVGLVQLLKMKADLKQDFNGVDLDSAQYIHLLAEIEKRVFADRAQYLGDPDFYKVPVAQLTDDAYLAKRAAEVNPNTPSDTKSVVPGLGTSMPEKAETTHFSVVDKWGNAVSNTYTINGYFGSGVVVQGAGIVLNDEMDDFAAKPGVPNMFGVVGSDANSIEPKKRPLSSMTPTILTKDGKVALVIGTPGGSRIFTTIFQVISNVYDFNMPLKDAVAAPRFHHQLLPPNAIFWEPYAPVDGELAKQIEAKGYVLKAQSFNGDVQAIGINGDTPVPVSDPRGRGVARTFR, encoded by the coding sequence GTGAAGGCCAACAACAAAGCGAAACTCTCGATTGCGAGCCTGGCGTTTGCCGGGCTCGTATCCATTTCGGCGGGCTTTCTCGATGCGACGCCGGTCTACGCAAAGGGGCCTGCAAAGCAGCCGGTCGTGCTTTCCGCATCGGCGATCGCGGTTGCGGACAAATACAGCGCCGACGCCGCGCAACAGATCTTCAAGGAAGGCGGCAATGCGGTCGATGCCGCGGTCGCTATCGCATTCACGCTCGCCGTCACGTATCCCGAAGCCGGCAATATCGGCGGCGGCGGCTTTATGACGCTCTATGTGAACGGCAAGCCATACTTCATCGACTATCGGGAACGTGCGCCGCTGGCCGCGACGCGAACGATGTATCTCGACGATCAGGGCAACGAGATCAAAGGGAAAAGCCTCGTCGGTTATTACGCAGTCGGTGTGCCCGGCACGGTGGCCGGCATGTGGGAAGCGCAACATCGCTTCGGTCGCCTGACATGGAAGCAGGTGCTCGCGCCAGCCATCAAATACGCGCGCGATGGCTTTGTGGTCGACGAGCTGTTGATGCAGCGGCGCGACGCCGCCGCGAAGGAATTCGAAGGCAAGACCAACTTCGATACGTATTTCGGCGGCATGAAAGCCGGCGAGACGTTCAGGCAGCCCGATCTTGCAGCGGTGCTCACGCGCATTGCGAACAACGGTGTCAAGGAGTTCTACGACGGCAAGACTGCCGATCTGATCGCCGCGTCGATGCGCGGACATGGGCTGATCACGAAGCGCGACCTGCACGACTATCGCGCCGTGTGGCGCCAGCCGATCGAGGCGAAGTGGAATGGCTACGAAGTCATCACTGCGCCGCCGCCGAGTTCCGGAGGGGTTGGACTCGTGCAACTGCTCAAGATGAAGGCGGACCTCAAGCAGGATTTCAACGGCGTCGACCTCGATTCGGCGCAGTATATCCATTTGCTCGCGGAGATCGAAAAGCGCGTATTCGCCGATCGCGCGCAGTACCTCGGCGACCCGGATTTCTACAAGGTGCCCGTTGCGCAACTGACCGACGATGCCTATCTCGCGAAGCGCGCGGCCGAAGTGAACCCGAATACGCCTTCGGATACGAAAAGCGTGGTGCCGGGACTCGGCACGTCGATGCCTGAAAAGGCGGAGACGACGCACTTCTCGGTCGTCGACAAGTGGGGCAACGCGGTATCGAACACCTATACGATCAATGGCTATTTCGGTTCGGGTGTCGTCGTGCAGGGTGCGGGCATCGTGCTCAACGACGAGATGGACGACTTCGCAGCGAAGCCGGGGGTGCCGAACATGTTCGGCGTGGTCGGCAGCGACGCGAATTCGATCGAGCCGAAGAAGCGCCCGCTTTCATCGATGACGCCGACCATTCTCACGAAGGACGGCAAGGTCGCGCTCGTCATCGGCACGCCTGGCGGCTCGCGAATCTTCACGACGATTTTCCAGGTGATCAGCAATGTGTACGATTTCAACATGCCGTTGAAAGACGCCGTGGCAGCACCGCGCTTCCACCATCAGTTGCTGCCGCCTAACGCAATTTTCTGGGAACCGTATGCGCCGGTCGACGGCGAGCTTGCAAAGCAGATCGAAGCGAAGGGCTACGTGCTGAAAGCGCAGAGCTTCAACGGCGACGTTCAGGCAATCGGTATCAACGGCGATACGCCGGTGCCGGTGTCGGATCCGCGTGGGCGCGGCGTGGCGCGCACGTTCCGGTAG